One stretch of Schizosaccharomyces pombe strain 972h- genome assembly, chromosome: III DNA includes these proteins:
- the bcd1 gene encoding snoRNA biogenesis protein, with protein sequence MSENRLGICSTCQKNASKYRCPRCDSRFCCLECNLEHKRLTKCSGERDPATFVPKSKLVNHLNSDFNFLSGVERLINRKENGSHQVSNRAERNRLQLKRSLERAGINIKFAPPSNKKRRLNRTHYDKKSHLIKWSIEWCLHESSTSKDLTDEASENTIITHSHPESEPLEKIFRKLVEENSEMNSQVSKANIHAPDDMQFMIKSRKSRSKGFIYKKIEPSNSLSSCLRNSFVFEVPTIHVFTSTTQVHTESSYETSSSEQSDDSSSSSSCISDSEESSSDDELNELSNEKKANSPTQNVDTSSKLSSVKFQNEDDEDRRKNSDGSEASYSLPPLFGSYFQKQGQY encoded by the coding sequence ATGAGTGAAAATCGACTTGGAATTTGTTCGACAtgccaaaaaaatgctaGTAAATATCGTTGTCCAAGATGCGATTCACGATTTTGTTGTTTGGAATGTAATTTAGAGCATAAACGGTTAACTAAATGCTCGGGAGAAAGAGACCCTGCAACGTTTGTTCCCAAAAGCAAACTTGTTAATCATTTGAATTCggattttaattttttatcagGTGTCGAAAGACTAATAAatcgaaaagaaaatggaaGCCATCAAGTCTCAAATCGTGCAGAGCGAAATCGATTGCAATTAAAGCGATCGCTTGAACGGGCAGGCATTAATATCAAGTTTGCTCCCCCTTCCaacaaaaagagaagaTTAAATAGAACACattatgataaaaaaagtcaCCTCATCAAGTGGTCAATCGAATGGTGCTTGCACGAATCAAGCACATCGAAGGATTTAACTGACGAAGCTTCTGAAAATACAATTATCACACATTCACATCCAGAAAGCGAACCGCTTgagaaaatatttagaaaattagttgaagaaaattcCGAAATGAACTCACAGGTATCCAAAGCCAACATACACGCACCTGATGATATGCAGTTTATGATAAAATCTAGAAAGTCGCGAAGCAAaggttttatttataaaaagattGAACCTTCCAACTCACTTAGTTCTTGTCTACGGAACTCCTTTGTTTTCGAAGTGCCCACTATCCATGTTTTCACGTCTACTACTCAAGTTCATACTGAATCGAGTTATGAAACTTCAAGCTCGGAGCAATCAGACGattcttcctcttcttcctcttgtATATCGGATTCTGAAGAGTCTAGTTCAGATGACgaattgaatgaattatcaaacgaaaaaaaagctaacAGCCCAACCCAAAACGTGGATACATCATCGAAGCTTTCTTCagtaaaatttcaaaatgaagACGACGAGGATAGAAGAAAGAACTCCGATGGCTCTGAAGCTTCCTATTCTTTACCTCCTCTTTTCGGTTCTTACTTCCAAAAGCAGGGACAATACTGA